In the genome of Pseudomonas sp. B33.4, the window GTCTGCAGGACGAGGTCAGGCGCATCCTCTTCCCCGGAAGTCCACCGATTGCCCTCCCACTTGCCGTAGCAAAACCTGGCTGCAGGCTGACTGAGCACGCAACCGGTCTCCATCGAAATGACCCCGCAACCAGTTTCCTCTGTCGGGATTTCTTCACCCTCCTGGCCAATGACAACGCCATACAGAGTCTGAAGGAGGAGCAATGTTTTCTTGTCGGGACTTAACCAAGCCTCATGCGTTTCAGTACCCACCGCGGGTACATAGAGGGGAAACGTTTTTCCATTGGCGGTAAACGAGGCAACCGCCGACTCCGCAGCAGGCCTGCCCCATGTCTTGTCCTTCAGCGTCACTAAGTGCCCGCCAACCCCCACGATCTGAATATTTTCAGACAAGGCATTGGCTGAAGCTAACAGGCCCATGACAAACATCAACCGCTTAAGACTGCCCGCGAGAAGACGGTTCATCTACTCACTCCTCATCCATCGGCGACGATTCCACGTCGGTCATGCTCAGCAGCCGAAACTCATTGTTCACAAACTCGTAGTAACGATCCCGATTACCGCTTTCCAACGCATTCCCCTGCGCATCTTCTTCGCCGTCGAGCGTGATACCGGACACGATGATCATGCGGCTCTCGGGCTGGTAAACCATGCCGAACGTGCTGCCGTAGTAAGCATTCGGCAGACCGCCAACAACCTCACCGGTCTGGGCGTCTAGCACTTCGCCGCAAATGGCGCTGCCGCCACAACCGAGCCTGTGAAGGATGTAATGGCCGGCGAAGTTGACCTTGCCTTTCAGGGCTTGTGCCCGCGCTTGATCCATCATTGGACTGCTGTTTTCTTGCGGCACCAGCTTATGGTTAGAGCCGGTGAAAACTGGCGTGATGGTGTAATCCTTGAAGGTTGGATCGGCAGCGAATGCCATGGATGCGGCAGCCAATATCAAGCTGCCGAGAAGAACCGAAAATCCTTTCACGCTGTAACTCCATCGACGCAATTCATTTTGGGTGTGTTCATTCGAAGGCAATGCCGCGCACCGCTTTCCTGATTTGCTCGAACCCTTCGTTGCTGATCGCCAGCGGGGCGGATGAACCTGATTCCGCCGAGCCGATCAGCACGTCTTTGCCCCTCAGCAGGCAAAAAGCGATGCGGGTAATGTGCCGTCGTGACTTGTCGTGGAAACCGAAGATGAAACCCGAAGAACTCTCCCCGCCCCATTGCTCGAAGGTGTAGGTGTTCGCACGACCCGCGAGCGAATTGGGCACCCAGCCCTGATAGGTAAGCGTCGCCGGGCACCTGCGGTCGTTGTCGTCACGCAGGATTTGCACCGCAAACGCATCGTCTGCTGGGGGTTTCCAGTCGGTGAGAAGCGAAAAGTACTCCGAGTTCTCACACATCAAACCAAACCACGGCTGGCTCAGGTCGCCATGTTTCTCGAAGTGCCAGTCGGCACCACTCGACGTCTGCGCTTGCCACAAGCTGGGGGCGCTGGACGGTTTGGGCAGTTGTTTGGCTGCGATAAATACCGAATAGAAATCGTCGAACTTCAGCCATTGGTTCTGCAGCAGCGGCATGGAGAACCGACACGACCCCATGTCTACAACTGTCTCGGTCGGGCCTTGCGCAACCGGCGACTGGCCGGGCTCGTTACCGACCAATACAGGACCTGCGGCAGTCACATAATCCACCTGTAAAAAGGCGAACAGACCAAAGATCAATTCGCGGAGGCATCGTAGTTTCACTTCGCATCCTTCGAATTGATCAATTCCAAATCCCCATCCCGATACACCACCTCACACCCCACCCACGCCGGATCCACCTGCGGTATCACCGCCGACGGCTTGCGCAATTCGCGCAACAAAGTCGAGCCATGCGACAAGCGCCCACCCATCCGCGCAATCACCGCCTGCGCCGCTTGATAGTTCGCATGCCGCCCCGGATCGAGGGTGTCTTCGAGCAGGATGTCGGCGCCGAGGATGCCTTGCACCTGCCCCGGATAAATCATGAACCCGGTGGCCAGCTCCGCACCTTCGCGACCGTCCTGCCAGAAGCTGCCGTCGCGGGTGCGCACGTCGGGATGCGGCGCAAACCAGTGCTCGCGATCCGCCAGCGGCATGGCGTGGTGCAGACGGAAGAAGATGCGCATCAGGTTGTCGCGATACCACTCGCGCACTTGCAGGTAGTAACCACGCAGGCCCGGCAGGCCGGTCGAATGCGCTAGGCGGATCAGCCCTGACCATTGCGGGAATGGCTGTAGCGGCAGATCGCTCGACGCGGGCCGAGGGGTGGCCGGATCGGTTTCCCACGGCAATCGATGCGGACTGTTTTCAAGGTTGTCGTAAGCAGTCGGCGGGCGGCCCAGCCAATCACCACCGCTGCTGGCCAGTGCCGTGGCGATGCACAGATTGCCTTGCACTACGAACACGTAAAACCGGGTGAACCAGTCCGCGAGTTGTTGGCCATCGGCACCTTGGGCGACGAGTTCAGCCAGTTCCTGATCGAAGCGCTGCAAGCCATTTTCAAGGTTCAGCAAATGGCCGCGAGCCTTGCGTTGCATACGCAAAAACAGCGGCAACGAACGCAGCATCTTCAGCGGTTGCCATGGCAAATGCGGAGTCGCGCCACCGACTTCACCGGCGTAGTTCGCGGCGCTGATGCCCCAGTCGGCCAGCCGGGCAAGAAACAGATCATTGTTGATGTAGGACGCGCCGCCGAACACCGCGGTGAACGGCTCGTTGTCCTGCAGCACCCGCGCATCCCAACGCGCCATGATCGCCGGGATACTCGCTGCCGCGCGGCGTTGGGCGTATTCCACCAACACGCTCGGTTGCGGCGGCAGGATCTCGGCGATGTTGGCGGCAGTCAGGTGGCGGCGCCAGCCGTAATCGCTGATTGGCCGGTATTGCAGCAACCACAGTTGCGCGCCGTCCCAAGCCCATTCGACATCGCCGGGCACGTAGTGGAACACGCGCAGCACGTCTTGCAGAAAATGCCAGAGCAGGTCTTCGGTCAAACCGTGGGACGGCGTGAACGTGCCGCTGCGCCAAGCATCGCCGAGCCGCGAAAGCGTTGCCCGTGAGGGGCTGACGTGACCGTCGGCCAGCGATTCGAGATGGCCTTCAACCCACTCAAGTTCTACCGAGAGATGGCGTACGAACGCGATCCCGGACACTACCGGCGCGATGAAGCGCTGCACCACCACTTCCTCGACGCCTTCGGCCGTCAGTTCGGCGATGCGTTTCGGCACATTGGCGGTCGGTTCGCGCAGATAGGTGGTGCTCAAACCGGCATTCGCCGAATCGGCCTGATCCTCGCCATAACTGGAGGAGCGCACCGCCCAGGTCACATCAGGTTGGACGGCGAGAAACGTCGGCAGACGCGGGTCAGTGCAATCGTTGAGAGTCAACGCCGCCGGCACCGCTTGCCGCGCCAGTTCAGCCAGGCGCAAACGCCCGCCCTTGGTGTGCGCGACAAACCCGCGCTCGCCCGACTCCAGCCACTGCGCGAACTGCGCGGGCGAGTCGATCCACGGGTAATGACCCCAACCGGGTTTCAGGCTGATGGTCAGATCGGCGCGGGCGAGAATCGCCGACCATGCCGCCGCATGCTCGATACCGAGCACCGCGTCCTGATCGCCCCAGACCAGCTCGACTGGATCGGTGATCCACTCCAGCAGTGGCAGCGCAGTGTCGGCGCGAATCAGATCCCAGTGCGGCACAAACGCACGGCAGCGCGCATAGCCGGCGCCCATGCGCTGGTACTGCGCAGGCGTCCAGGTCTGGTTGGAAAACTTGCGCGCGAACAGCGTGGGTTTGTTCGACAGCAGCCAGTGGATGGTCTTGCGGATCGGCAGCGGTGACATCAGCGCCGGCAAGCGACGCTGCCACAAAAATGCCCCAACCGGCGCCAACAGAACGCTGCGGGAAAAGTGCCCGGGACGACGTTGCAACGCATGCAATACAAGCAAGGCATTGACCCCGACCGCCATGATCGCGCTGCCCTGCTTCGTCATCGCCAGCAAGGTCTGCGCGTAGTCCGCCAGATCCTTGCAGGGTGGCAGCGGATTGGCGCCGAAGCCCGGCAACTCCAGCGGCACCACGTCGTAGCGCTGGAAGTGCGGCAGCGCGTCATCCCACCAATCGGCAGCGCTGCCGTTGCCGGCCAGCAGGTACATCAACGGCTTGCTCATGAGCGGCACTCAGGTCAGATCGCGCAGAGCGGCGTCGAGGGTTGGATAACGGAACGTGTAGCCAGCCTCGGTCAAACGCTGCGGCACCACGCGCTGACCGTCGAAAAACAGCTGCGCCATCTCCCCTGCCATTGCACGCACTGGCGCGGCGGGAATGTGGAACCACACCGGACGCTTGAGGACCTTGCCGGCCTGCTCGGCGAACGCGGCCTGACTGACCGTTTCCGGCGCGACCATGTTGTAGGTGCCGCGCAGACTGTCGTCGTTGAAAGCCCGCGCGATCACCTGAAGCACATCGTCGCGATGCACCCAGGTCATGATTTGTCGACCGTCGCCCATGCGCCCGCCGAAACCCAAGCGGAACGGCAGCAGCAACGGCGTCAACGCACCGCCCAAGCCAAAGACCACGCCAAGACGCAGCACCACCTGACGCACGCCAAACTCAGTGGCTGGTTGCGCGGCGGCTTCCCAACGCGCGCAGAGTTCGGCCATGAAACCGTCGCCCTTGCTGGCGTGTTCGTCGAGGCTTTCGCTGGCATCGCGTACGCCGTAGTAGCCGATGGCTGAGGCTTGAATCCACAGAGCTGGTTTGTGCTTGGTGTTCTTCAACCAGGTCATCAACGCTTCGGTGGTGCCGACTCGGCTGGCGAGCAGTTGCGCCTGACGCTTGGGAGTCCAGCGTGGGCCGGCGACGGGGGCGCCGGCGAGATTGATGATTACGTCGAAGGCTTCGTCGTGGCTGAGTTCGCTGAGCGAATGTACGCAGCGGACGCGGCCGTTGAATAGATTGGCCGCGTTCAACGGATCGCGTGTCAGGACGCTGACCGAGTGGCCCGCGTCGAGTAATTGATTGACCAAGGCTTCGCCGATAAAACCGGTGCCGCCGGTGATTAGCACTCTTTTGTAGGCGCCATCGGAAAACGGGTTGGATTGGCTCGGTGCCTTTACTGAAGGGGATTTTCGGCGGTCATGCCGATACAACCAGAACAGCGGCGGCAACAACACCAGCAACGCAAAACCGTCGAGCCATAGGTGCGACCAAACCTGCTGTTGCGCTGAAAGCCACATGTCCTGCGGCGCCCATAACAGGATGCCGGCGCTCAACCAGCCCCAGACTGCCGGAGTTTTCAAGCGATTGCCCAAGTGCACCAGCGCGAGCATGTACAACGAATAGCTTTGCAACGTCGCGCCGAACAGCGCAAGCCACCAGACCTGTTGTTCGTGGCCGGCGGCGGGCACCGGGTCGGCGCCCCAGAACGCGAGTTCGAGAACTTGCAGATAGCCGTTGAGTAAACCGGAATGCCCGGCCCAGGTCAGGGTGAGACCGGCGAGAATGTGCACGATTGCGGCGGCGTATAGCCAGAGCACTAACGCGGGGCGAAGGGAGTTCGAGGGGGCTGGCATTCCGTGTCCTGAGCGCATTCCTTGGGGGTGGGGAGTTTAAAGGAAAATCGCGGTCGTCAGACGCTCAAAAACTAAACGTTTTACCGGACGGATTCAGACTCAACGACTGCGAAAACGCATCAGACATGACCCGGCATTTCAGATGCAGTGACTGGCCTTGATCGGTGCTGCGCCTGTCGATCCCAATCGCCCCACGTTGAAGATG includes:
- a CDS encoding TIGR01777 family oxidoreductase, with protein sequence MPAPSNSLRPALVLWLYAAAIVHILAGLTLTWAGHSGLLNGYLQVLELAFWGADPVPAAGHEQQVWWLALFGATLQSYSLYMLALVHLGNRLKTPAVWGWLSAGILLWAPQDMWLSAQQQVWSHLWLDGFALLVLLPPLFWLYRHDRRKSPSVKAPSQSNPFSDGAYKRVLITGGTGFIGEALVNQLLDAGHSVSVLTRDPLNAANLFNGRVRCVHSLSELSHDEAFDVIINLAGAPVAGPRWTPKRQAQLLASRVGTTEALMTWLKNTKHKPALWIQASAIGYYGVRDASESLDEHASKGDGFMAELCARWEAAAQPATEFGVRQVVLRLGVVFGLGGALTPLLLPFRLGFGGRMGDGRQIMTWVHRDDVLQVIARAFNDDSLRGTYNMVAPETVSQAAFAEQAGKVLKRPVWFHIPAAPVRAMAGEMAQLFFDGQRVVPQRLTEAGYTFRYPTLDAALRDLT
- a CDS encoding tetratricopeptide repeat protein translates to MNRLLAGSLKRLMFVMGLLASANALSENIQIVGVGGHLVTLKDKTWGRPAAESAVASFTANGKTFPLYVPAVGTETHEAWLSPDKKTLLLLQTLYGVVIGQEGEEIPTEETGCGVISMETGCVLSQPAARFCYGKWEGNRWTSGEEDAPDLVLQTPSPKDLLKQVSNIEMPQSRVEELAFNLRTISPESYMACHPPARNVQAFNDLAFYLAEGGNDELALKFYRGVEAVGKRTVLMLNIADSLWRLDRKDEAQRYYSQYRDAMSADGKAQKIPQRVVERSVIQGMKN
- a CDS encoding alpha/beta fold hydrolase, producing MSKPLMYLLAGNGSAADWWDDALPHFQRYDVVPLELPGFGANPLPPCKDLADYAQTLLAMTKQGSAIMAVGVNALLVLHALQRRPGHFSRSVLLAPVGAFLWQRRLPALMSPLPIRKTIHWLLSNKPTLFARKFSNQTWTPAQYQRMGAGYARCRAFVPHWDLIRADTALPLLEWITDPVELVWGDQDAVLGIEHAAAWSAILARADLTISLKPGWGHYPWIDSPAQFAQWLESGERGFVAHTKGGRLRLAELARQAVPAALTLNDCTDPRLPTFLAVQPDVTWAVRSSSYGEDQADSANAGLSTTYLREPTANVPKRIAELTAEGVEEVVVQRFIAPVVSGIAFVRHLSVELEWVEGHLESLADGHVSPSRATLSRLGDAWRSGTFTPSHGLTEDLLWHFLQDVLRVFHYVPGDVEWAWDGAQLWLLQYRPISDYGWRRHLTAANIAEILPPQPSVLVEYAQRRAAASIPAIMARWDARVLQDNEPFTAVFGGASYINNDLFLARLADWGISAANYAGEVGGATPHLPWQPLKMLRSLPLFLRMQRKARGHLLNLENGLQRFDQELAELVAQGADGQQLADWFTRFYVFVVQGNLCIATALASSGGDWLGRPPTAYDNLENSPHRLPWETDPATPRPASSDLPLQPFPQWSGLIRLAHSTGLPGLRGYYLQVREWYRDNLMRIFFRLHHAMPLADREHWFAPHPDVRTRDGSFWQDGREGAELATGFMIYPGQVQGILGADILLEDTLDPGRHANYQAAQAVIARMGGRLSHGSTLLRELRKPSAVIPQVDPAWVGCEVVYRDGDLELINSKDAK